The following proteins are co-located in the Motilibacter rhizosphaerae genome:
- the alaS gene encoding alanine--tRNA ligase: MESAEIARRWLSFFGERGHTVVPSASLIADDPTLLLVNAGMVPFKPFFLGEQAPPYPRATSIQKCVRTLDIDEVGKTTRHASFFQMCGNFSFGDYFKERAIPLAWELLTRSQSDGGYGFPEERLWVTVLHDDDESADLWHRVVGVPHERIQRRGLKDNYWNMGVPGPGGPCSEIYFDRGPEHGRDGGPEADEERYLEVWNLVFMQYELSAVRSKEDFDVAGELPAKNVDTGMGLERMATLLQGVDNLYEIDTTWQVLDRASTLTGRRYGSDTRTDVALRVVADHARTAAMLIGDGVAPGNEGRGYVLRRMMRRTIRNMRLLGGPEHTMAELVDASITAMAPQYPELERDRTRITTVAVAEETSFNSTLRSGTSRFELAVGELKGSGTAQVPGEEAFRLHDTYGFPIDLTLEMAEEQGLSVDTEGFRRLMQEQRDRAKADARAKKTGHADVSAYREIADRLGRAVTFTGYDTVVDEGVVSGLLRDGVPVRAAGEGEVVEVVLDRTPFYAEGGGQLADAGYLQLANGAQVEVYDVQQPVPGVIVHRGKVMAGEAVLDLAAQGQVDVERRRAISRAHTATHMVHKAIREALGETATQAGSENAPGRFRFDFSATGAVPLSVLHDVEARVNALLLEDLPVQAELMSQQQAVSSGAMALFGEKYGDTVRVVSVGDWARELCGGTHAQRSGQLGVVKLLGESSIGAGVRRIEALVAADAYEFLAREHVLLAQVSEALKARPEELPERISGLVSRLRDAEKELERVRSAQVLAAAGSLASSPTDVFGVAVVTHAAPDGTSADDLRKLVLDLRGRLGQERPSVVAVAAKAGERPVVVIAVNDKGREWGLKAGALVKVAAQVLGGGGGGKDDVAQGGGADASRIGDALAAVEHTVGATVTG, translated from the coding sequence GTGGAGTCCGCTGAGATCGCGCGGCGCTGGCTGAGCTTCTTCGGGGAGCGTGGCCACACGGTGGTCCCCTCCGCCTCGCTCATCGCCGACGACCCCACGCTGCTGCTCGTCAACGCAGGCATGGTGCCGTTCAAGCCGTTCTTCCTCGGGGAGCAGGCCCCGCCGTACCCCCGTGCCACGAGCATCCAGAAGTGCGTGCGCACCCTCGACATCGACGAGGTCGGCAAGACGACGCGGCACGCGTCGTTCTTCCAGATGTGCGGCAACTTCTCCTTCGGCGACTACTTCAAGGAGCGGGCGATCCCGCTCGCCTGGGAGCTGCTGACCCGCTCGCAGTCCGACGGCGGCTACGGCTTCCCCGAGGAGCGGCTCTGGGTCACGGTCCTCCACGACGACGACGAGTCCGCCGACCTCTGGCACCGCGTGGTCGGCGTGCCCCACGAGCGCATCCAGCGCCGCGGCCTCAAGGACAACTACTGGAACATGGGCGTCCCGGGTCCGGGCGGCCCCTGCTCCGAGATCTACTTCGACCGCGGCCCCGAGCACGGGCGCGACGGCGGTCCCGAGGCCGACGAGGAGCGCTACCTCGAGGTCTGGAACCTCGTCTTCATGCAGTACGAGCTCTCCGCCGTGCGCTCCAAGGAGGACTTCGACGTCGCGGGCGAGCTGCCGGCGAAGAACGTCGACACCGGCATGGGCCTCGAGCGGATGGCCACGCTGCTCCAGGGCGTCGACAACCTCTACGAGATCGACACGACCTGGCAGGTGCTCGACCGCGCGTCGACGCTGACCGGGCGCCGCTACGGCTCGGACACCCGCACCGACGTCGCGCTCCGCGTGGTCGCGGACCACGCGCGGACCGCCGCGATGCTCATCGGCGACGGCGTCGCGCCCGGCAACGAGGGCCGCGGCTACGTCCTGCGCCGCATGATGCGCCGCACGATCCGCAACATGCGGCTGCTCGGCGGCCCCGAGCACACGATGGCCGAGCTCGTCGACGCGTCGATCACGGCGATGGCGCCGCAGTACCCCGAGCTCGAGCGCGACCGCACCCGCATCACCACGGTCGCGGTGGCGGAGGAGACGAGCTTCAACTCGACGCTGCGCTCTGGCACGTCGCGCTTCGAGCTCGCCGTCGGCGAGCTCAAGGGCAGCGGCACGGCCCAGGTGCCCGGCGAGGAGGCCTTCCGGCTCCACGACACCTACGGCTTCCCCATCGACCTGACCCTGGAGATGGCCGAGGAGCAGGGCCTCTCGGTCGACACCGAGGGCTTCCGCCGGCTCATGCAGGAGCAGCGCGACCGCGCGAAGGCCGACGCGCGCGCGAAGAAGACCGGCCACGCCGACGTCAGCGCTTACCGCGAGATCGCCGACCGGCTCGGCCGCGCCGTGACCTTCACCGGCTACGACACCGTCGTCGACGAGGGCGTGGTCTCCGGGCTGCTGCGCGACGGCGTGCCCGTACGCGCCGCGGGGGAGGGCGAGGTCGTCGAGGTCGTCCTCGACCGCACGCCGTTCTACGCCGAGGGCGGCGGTCAGCTCGCCGACGCCGGCTACCTGCAGCTGGCGAACGGCGCCCAGGTCGAGGTCTACGACGTCCAGCAGCCCGTCCCCGGTGTCATCGTCCACCGGGGCAAGGTCATGGCCGGCGAGGCCGTCCTCGACCTCGCGGCGCAGGGCCAGGTCGACGTCGAGCGCCGGCGCGCGATCAGCCGCGCGCACACCGCGACGCACATGGTCCACAAGGCCATCCGCGAGGCGCTGGGCGAGACCGCGACGCAGGCCGGTTCGGAGAACGCTCCCGGCCGCTTCCGCTTCGACTTCAGCGCGACCGGCGCCGTGCCCCTCAGCGTGCTGCACGACGTCGAGGCGCGGGTCAACGCGCTGCTGCTCGAGGACCTGCCGGTGCAGGCCGAGCTCATGAGCCAGCAGCAGGCGGTGTCGAGCGGCGCCATGGCGCTGTTCGGCGAGAAGTACGGCGACACCGTCCGCGTCGTGTCGGTCGGCGACTGGGCGCGGGAGCTCTGCGGCGGCACCCACGCGCAGCGCTCCGGCCAGCTCGGCGTCGTCAAGCTGCTCGGCGAGTCCTCCATCGGCGCCGGCGTGCGCCGCATCGAGGCGCTCGTCGCGGCCGACGCGTACGAGTTCCTGGCGCGGGAGCACGTGCTGCTCGCCCAGGTCTCCGAGGCGCTCAAGGCGCGCCCCGAGGAGCTGCCGGAGCGCATCTCCGGGCTCGTCAGCCGGCTGCGCGACGCGGAGAAGGAGCTCGAGCGGGTGCGCTCGGCGCAGGTGCTGGCCGCGGCCGGCAGCCTCGCGTCCTCGCCCACCGACGTGTTCGGCGTCGCCGTCGTCACGCACGCCGCGCCGGACGGCACGAGCGCGGACGACCTGCGCAAGCTCGTCCTCGACCTGCGCGGCCGCCTCGGCCAGGAGCGCCCGAGCGTCGTCGCGGTCGCGGCGAAGGCCGGCGAGCGCCCGGTGGTCGTCATCGCGGTCAACGACAAGGGCCGCGAGTGGGGGCTCAAGGCCGGCGCGCTCGTCAAGGTCGCCGCCCAGGTCCTCGGCGGCGGCGGCGGCGGCAAGGACGACGTCGCGCAGGGCGGCGGCGCGGACGCCTCGCGGATCGGCGACGCGCTCGCGGCGGTGGAGCACACCGTCGGCGCGACGGTGACCGGCTGA
- a CDS encoding replication-associated recombination protein A, whose amino-acid sequence MSDLFTSAGEDVARERAPLAVRMRPRTLDEVVGQAALVGPGTPLRRLAEGGRAPSSLILWGPPGTGKTTLATLVAHAGERHFVELSAVMAGVKEVRAVVEDARRRLGSTGQETVLFVDEVHRFSRTQQDALLPSVENRWVVLVAATTENPSFSVVSPLLSRSLLLTLQPLDDEDVRTLVRRALAEERGLGGRVVLEPEAEEQLLRIAGGDARRALTSLEAAAAAVPEGGTVDAATLSRAVDRALVRYDKTGDQHYDVASAFIKSMRGSDVDAALHYLARMIEAGEDPRFIARRVVVHAAEDVGMADPTVLQTAVAAAQAVQLIGLPEARIPLAQAVIAVATAPKSNAVVRGIDGALADVRRGLAGPVPAHLRDAHYAGAKRLEHGVGYRYAHDSPHGVVEQQYPPDALVGRDYYLPGDNGAERSLAERVQRLRRVVRGTPGDASSAGDEGSSG is encoded by the coding sequence ATGAGCGACCTGTTCACGAGCGCCGGCGAGGACGTCGCGCGCGAGCGCGCCCCGCTGGCCGTGCGGATGCGCCCGCGCACGCTCGACGAGGTGGTGGGGCAGGCGGCGCTCGTCGGACCCGGCACCCCGCTCCGCCGGCTCGCCGAGGGTGGCCGCGCACCGAGCTCGCTGATCCTCTGGGGCCCGCCGGGCACGGGGAAGACCACGCTCGCGACGTTGGTGGCGCACGCGGGCGAGCGCCACTTCGTCGAGCTCTCCGCGGTGATGGCGGGCGTCAAGGAGGTCCGCGCCGTCGTCGAGGACGCGCGGCGCCGGCTCGGCAGCACCGGGCAGGAGACCGTGCTCTTCGTCGACGAGGTCCACCGCTTCTCGCGCACCCAGCAGGACGCCCTGCTGCCGAGCGTGGAGAACCGGTGGGTCGTCCTCGTCGCGGCCACGACGGAGAACCCGTCGTTCTCGGTGGTCAGCCCGCTGCTCTCCCGCTCGCTGCTGCTGACGCTGCAGCCGCTCGACGACGAGGACGTCCGCACCCTCGTGCGCCGCGCGCTCGCGGAGGAGCGCGGGCTGGGCGGACGCGTCGTCCTCGAGCCGGAGGCCGAGGAGCAGCTGCTGCGCATCGCCGGTGGAGACGCCCGGCGCGCGCTGACCTCGCTCGAGGCGGCCGCCGCCGCGGTCCCCGAGGGCGGCACCGTGGACGCCGCGACCCTGTCCCGGGCCGTCGACCGGGCGCTCGTGCGCTACGACAAGACCGGCGACCAGCACTACGACGTCGCCAGCGCGTTCATCAAGTCCATGCGCGGCTCGGACGTCGACGCCGCGCTGCACTACCTCGCCCGGATGATCGAGGCCGGGGAGGACCCCCGCTTCATCGCCCGCCGGGTCGTCGTCCACGCGGCCGAGGACGTCGGCATGGCCGACCCGACCGTGCTGCAGACCGCGGTCGCCGCCGCCCAGGCCGTCCAGCTCATCGGGCTGCCCGAAGCGCGGATCCCGCTCGCCCAGGCGGTCATCGCGGTGGCCACGGCGCCCAAGTCGAACGCCGTCGTCCGCGGCATCGACGGTGCGCTGGCGGACGTCCGCCGCGGGCTGGCCGGACCCGTACCCGCCCACCTGCGCGACGCCCACTACGCCGGCGCGAAGCGGCTCGAGCACGGGGTGGGCTACCGCTACGCGCACGACTCCCCGCACGGCGTCGTCGAGCAGCAGTACCCGCCCGACGCGCTCGTCGGGCGCGACTACTACCTGCCGGGCGACAACGGCGCCGAGCGCAGTCTCGCCGAGCGCGTCCAGCGGCTGCGGCGGGTCGTCCGCGGGACCCCCGGCGACGCCTCCAGCGCCGGTGACGAGGGGTCGAGCGGGTAG
- a CDS encoding EAL domain-containing protein, giving the protein MDRPQGRLVRPARGDTRLRLGLAAVVTGALLTVVVWAVCRAVSASGYDATAAAVLLTLTIVGTGVSGTVLELRASSTRSGRLGSLAALFEVQTLLLVLRAAGLSVTGGVPPSSGMGWGSFATAYSLLALTWYAGGAPVHRPARRWFLVACAVLAGAAVVLLAELLPDPFDRDGHLVGWARAAWCAAAVLEAGALARLWRSVSAHSMTDWAVRWPVVALLSAESALVLRAASPRVYDEEWWTAVVLQAGIGVVTMVGLVLGSASLLRKLEGFTEDLAGGLDAEVRRAGAELDPSAPLRLQGAFAADQEGGAVERLLAGRDLRIVLQAVVDLRTGGVVGVEALSRVSGEPPLQPAELFAAAADLGVLREVELLAVERALGLLSAVPARAWLAVNVSPETASSPQLAALLRNAPRRRLVLELTEHAEVAEYDLLVDALGRLRETGVRIAVDDAGAGFSSFRHVVRLRPDIVKLDMSLIAGIDTDPVRRALVASLLGFTSSIGASVVAEGIETAAELEVLRGLGVRLGQGYLLARPRPAPDALVVQLPDTVGYAPTYGT; this is encoded by the coding sequence ATGGATCGCCCGCAGGGTCGTCTCGTCCGTCCCGCGCGCGGTGACACCCGGCTCCGCCTGGGGCTGGCGGCCGTCGTCACCGGCGCGCTGCTGACGGTCGTCGTCTGGGCGGTGTGCCGCGCCGTCTCCGCGTCGGGGTACGACGCGACCGCCGCCGCGGTCCTGCTCACCCTCACGATCGTGGGCACCGGCGTCAGCGGGACGGTCCTCGAGCTGCGCGCCTCCTCCACGCGCAGCGGGCGGCTGGGGTCCTTGGCGGCGCTGTTCGAGGTCCAGACGCTGCTCCTCGTGCTCCGCGCCGCGGGACTGTCCGTCACGGGAGGGGTGCCCCCGTCGTCCGGGATGGGGTGGGGGTCCTTCGCGACGGCGTACTCCCTGCTCGCGCTGACGTGGTACGCCGGCGGCGCTCCCGTCCACCGGCCCGCCCGGCGCTGGTTCCTCGTCGCCTGCGCCGTGCTGGCCGGCGCCGCGGTCGTGCTGCTCGCCGAGCTCCTGCCGGACCCGTTCGACCGGGATGGCCACCTCGTCGGGTGGGCGCGCGCGGCCTGGTGCGCCGCCGCTGTGCTGGAGGCGGGAGCCCTCGCCCGGCTGTGGCGCAGCGTCTCGGCCCACAGCATGACGGACTGGGCGGTCCGCTGGCCCGTCGTCGCCCTGCTGTCGGCGGAGAGCGCGCTGGTCCTGAGGGCGGCGTCCCCCCGGGTGTACGACGAGGAGTGGTGGACCGCGGTCGTGCTGCAGGCGGGGATCGGCGTCGTCACGATGGTCGGGCTCGTACTCGGGTCCGCCTCCCTGCTGCGCAAGCTGGAGGGCTTCACCGAGGACCTCGCCGGCGGGCTGGACGCCGAGGTTCGGCGCGCAGGCGCCGAGCTCGACCCGTCGGCGCCGCTCCGGCTCCAGGGCGCCTTCGCTGCCGACCAGGAGGGCGGAGCGGTGGAGCGGCTCCTGGCGGGCCGCGACCTCCGGATCGTGCTCCAGGCCGTCGTCGACCTGCGTACCGGCGGTGTGGTGGGCGTCGAAGCGCTCTCGCGGGTGTCCGGCGAGCCTCCGCTGCAGCCTGCGGAGCTCTTCGCCGCGGCGGCGGACCTCGGGGTGCTGCGCGAGGTCGAGCTGCTCGCGGTCGAGCGGGCGCTCGGGCTGCTCTCGGCCGTCCCGGCGCGGGCGTGGCTCGCCGTCAACGTCTCCCCGGAGACGGCCTCGAGCCCCCAGCTCGCCGCGCTGCTGCGCAACGCGCCCCGCCGTCGGCTCGTGCTCGAGCTCACGGAGCACGCCGAGGTCGCGGAGTACGACCTGCTGGTCGACGCGCTCGGCCGGCTGCGCGAGACCGGTGTCCGCATCGCGGTGGACGACGCGGGAGCCGGCTTCTCGAGCTTCCGGCACGTGGTCCGCCTGCGGCCCGACATCGTCAAGCTGGACATGAGCCTCATCGCCGGCATCGACACCGACCCGGTGCGCCGCGCGCTCGTCGCCTCGCTGCTCGGCTTCACCTCCAGCATCGGCGCCTCGGTCGTCGCCGAGGGCATCGAGACCGCCGCCGAGCTCGAGGTGCTGCGCGGGCTCGGCGTGCGCCTGGGGCAGGGCTACCTGCTCGCCCGCCCGCGCCCCGCGCCGGACGCGCTGGTCGTGCAGCTGCCGGACACCGTGGGCTACGCACCGACGTACGGCACCTGA
- the aspS gene encoding aspartate--tRNA ligase, whose translation MIRTHEAGTLRAEHAGETVTLAGWVARRRDHGGVAFLDLRDASGVVQVVVRESDVAHDLRAEYCVKVTGEVRRRPEGNENPDLPTGEVEVVVSALDVLSAAAPLPFQLEDQLNVNEETRLHYRYLDLRRPRQAHALRMRSEVSRIARELLSGRHFVEVETPTLTASTPEGARDFLVPARLQPGSWYALPQSPQLFKQLLMVAGLERYYQIARCYRDEDFRKDRQPEFTQLDIEMSFVEQDDVIELGEALVRAIWKGTIGVEVGDIPRMTYADAMTRYGSDKPDLRFGLELVDLTEYFRETPFRVFQAEHVGAVVMPGGGSQPRKTFDAWQEWAKQRGARGLAYVTFSEDGELGGPVAKNLSESERAGLQAATGAQPGDCVFFGAGARGDALALLGAARLEIAKRGGLVDDTLPPEQQEWRFVWIVDAPMFERTDEGGWTAVHHPFTSPKAEWQDRFEEAPDQALAYAYDIVCNGNEIGGGSVRIHRGEVQRRVFELLGITAEQAEAKFGFLLEAFQYGPPPHAGIAFGWDRVCMLLAGADSLRDVIAFPKTGAGFDPLTGAPTPITPQQRKEAGVDAKPAAAPSGG comes from the coding sequence GTGATCCGTACCCACGAGGCAGGCACCCTGCGTGCCGAGCACGCCGGCGAGACCGTGACCCTGGCCGGTTGGGTCGCCCGCCGGCGCGACCACGGTGGTGTGGCGTTCCTCGACCTGCGCGACGCCAGCGGCGTGGTGCAGGTGGTCGTGCGCGAGTCCGACGTCGCTCACGACCTGCGCGCCGAGTACTGCGTCAAGGTGACCGGCGAGGTGCGCCGCCGCCCGGAGGGCAACGAGAACCCCGACCTGCCCACCGGCGAGGTCGAGGTCGTCGTCAGCGCGCTCGACGTGCTCTCGGCCGCCGCGCCGCTGCCGTTCCAGCTCGAGGACCAGCTCAACGTCAACGAGGAGACGCGGCTGCACTACCGCTACCTCGACCTGCGCCGCCCGCGCCAGGCGCACGCCCTGCGGATGCGCAGCGAGGTCAGCCGCATCGCGCGGGAGCTGCTGTCCGGCAGGCACTTCGTCGAGGTGGAGACCCCGACGCTCACCGCGTCGACGCCGGAGGGGGCGCGCGACTTCCTCGTGCCCGCACGGCTCCAGCCCGGCAGCTGGTACGCCCTTCCCCAGTCCCCGCAGCTGTTCAAGCAGCTGCTCATGGTCGCCGGGCTCGAGCGCTACTACCAGATCGCCCGCTGCTACCGCGACGAGGACTTCCGCAAGGACCGCCAGCCGGAGTTCACCCAGCTCGACATCGAGATGTCCTTCGTCGAGCAGGACGACGTCATCGAGCTCGGCGAGGCGCTCGTGCGCGCCATCTGGAAGGGCACGATCGGCGTCGAGGTCGGCGACATCCCGCGGATGACGTACGCCGACGCCATGACGCGCTACGGCTCCGACAAGCCCGACCTGCGGTTCGGGCTCGAGCTCGTCGACCTCACGGAGTACTTCCGGGAGACGCCGTTCCGCGTCTTCCAGGCCGAGCACGTCGGCGCCGTCGTCATGCCGGGTGGCGGCTCGCAGCCGCGCAAGACCTTCGACGCGTGGCAGGAGTGGGCCAAGCAGCGCGGCGCCCGCGGTCTCGCGTACGTCACCTTCAGCGAGGACGGCGAGCTCGGCGGCCCGGTCGCGAAGAACCTCTCCGAGTCCGAGCGCGCGGGCCTCCAGGCCGCCACCGGCGCGCAGCCCGGCGACTGCGTCTTCTTCGGCGCGGGTGCCCGCGGTGACGCGCTCGCGCTGCTCGGCGCGGCCCGGCTCGAGATCGCCAAGCGGGGCGGTCTCGTCGACGACACCCTGCCGCCCGAGCAGCAGGAGTGGCGCTTCGTGTGGATCGTCGACGCCCCCATGTTCGAGCGCACGGACGAGGGGGGCTGGACCGCGGTCCACCACCCCTTCACCTCGCCCAAGGCGGAGTGGCAGGACCGGTTCGAGGAGGCGCCGGACCAGGCGCTCGCCTACGCGTACGACATCGTCTGCAACGGCAACGAGATCGGCGGCGGGTCGGTCCGTATCCACCGGGGCGAGGTGCAGCGCCGGGTGTTCGAGCTGCTCGGCATCACCGCCGAGCAGGCCGAGGCGAAGTTCGGCTTCCTGCTCGAGGCCTTCCAGTACGGGCCGCCGCCCCACGCGGGCATCGCCTTCGGCTGGGACCGCGTCTGCATGCTGCTGGCCGGGGCGGACTCCCTGCGCGACGTCATCGCCTTCCCGAAGACGGGCGCCGGCTTCGACCCGCTGACCGGCGCTCCCACGCCGATCACGCCGCAGCAGCGCAAGGAGGCCGGCGTCGACGCGAAGCCGGCCGCGGCGCCCAGCGGCGGCTGA
- the hisS gene encoding histidine--tRNA ligase, with amino-acid sequence MSSSLQAPKGVAEYVPPDSEAWLAVRSALELPAERAGYGYAELPVFEDTTLFVRGVGESTDVVSKEMYTFDDRGGRSITLRPEGTAGVIRAVIEHRLDRGQLPVKLRYAGPFFRAERPQAGRYRQFSQVGVEAVGTDDPALDAEVVAIGDEAFRGLGLTGYRLELTSLGDATCRPAYREQLLGFLRALPLDEATRARAEINPLRVLDDKRADVRALTADAPLMLDSLCDACAEHFATVRGLLEALGVAYTVNPRMVRGLDYYTRTTFEFVHDGLGAQSGIGGGGRYDGLMEQLGGQPLSGIGFGLGVDRALLACGVEGIDPVQRRRVDAYLVPLGAEAKRRAVVLAAQLRAADVRTDIAYGDRGLKGAMKGADRSGARLAVVLGERDLEAGVAQVKDLSSGEQHAVPLDDVTDRVMTTIRETAQ; translated from the coding sequence ATGAGCAGCTCCCTGCAGGCGCCGAAGGGCGTCGCCGAGTACGTCCCGCCCGACTCCGAGGCGTGGCTCGCCGTGCGCTCCGCGCTCGAGCTGCCGGCGGAGCGCGCGGGCTACGGCTACGCCGAGCTGCCGGTCTTCGAGGACACGACGCTGTTCGTCCGCGGCGTGGGCGAGTCGACCGACGTCGTCAGCAAGGAGATGTACACCTTCGACGACCGCGGCGGCCGCTCCATCACGCTGCGCCCCGAGGGCACCGCGGGCGTCATCCGCGCCGTCATCGAGCACCGGCTCGACCGGGGCCAGCTGCCGGTGAAGCTGCGCTACGCCGGGCCCTTCTTCCGCGCCGAGCGCCCGCAGGCCGGGCGCTACCGCCAGTTCTCCCAGGTGGGCGTCGAGGCCGTCGGCACCGACGACCCCGCGCTCGACGCCGAGGTCGTCGCGATCGGCGACGAGGCGTTCCGCGGGCTGGGGCTCACGGGCTACCGGCTCGAGCTGACGAGCCTCGGCGACGCGACGTGCCGGCCGGCGTACCGCGAGCAGCTGCTGGGCTTCCTGCGCGCGCTGCCCCTCGACGAGGCGACCCGGGCGCGCGCCGAGATCAACCCGCTGCGGGTGCTCGACGACAAGCGGGCCGACGTCCGCGCCCTCACCGCCGACGCTCCGCTCATGCTGGACTCGCTCTGCGACGCCTGCGCGGAGCACTTCGCCACGGTGCGCGGGCTGCTCGAGGCGCTCGGCGTGGCCTACACGGTCAACCCGCGCATGGTCCGCGGGCTCGACTACTACACGCGCACGACCTTCGAGTTCGTCCACGACGGGCTCGGTGCCCAGTCGGGGATCGGAGGCGGCGGCCGCTACGACGGGCTCATGGAGCAGCTCGGCGGGCAGCCGCTCTCCGGCATCGGCTTCGGGCTCGGCGTGGACCGGGCGCTGCTCGCCTGCGGCGTCGAGGGGATCGACCCGGTGCAGCGGCGGCGGGTCGACGCGTACCTCGTCCCACTGGGCGCGGAGGCCAAGCGCCGCGCGGTCGTGCTCGCCGCGCAGCTGCGCGCTGCCGACGTGCGCACCGACATCGCGTACGGCGACCGCGGGCTCAAGGGCGCGATGAAGGGCGCCGACCGCAGCGGCGCGCGCCTCGCCGTCGTCCTCGGCGAGCGCGACCTCGAGGCGGGCGTGGCGCAGGTGAAGGACCTGTCCAGCGGCGAGCAGCACGCCGTGCCGCTGGACGACGTGACCGATCGGGTCATGACGACGATCAGGGAGACAGCGCAGTGA
- a CDS encoding MBL fold metallo-hydrolase, with product MFVAGLPAASTGTNCWVLAPAAGAQCVVVDPGIGIVPGLRDLLREHRLQPAAVVLTHGHLDHTFSVRPVCGSELPAYVGPGDDWMIADPWAGLSPEFREMAWAQGLEWQEPDDVRPLHDGATVELAGVPLTVAHAPGHTPGSVLLSTATEQGEPLTLSGDVLFKGAVGRTDLPGGSWGQMVASLRDRVLPLPDETVVLPGHGETTTIGAERATNPYLREILLAG from the coding sequence ATGTTCGTGGCCGGCCTCCCTGCAGCGTCCACGGGGACCAACTGCTGGGTGCTCGCTCCCGCCGCTGGTGCCCAGTGCGTCGTCGTCGACCCCGGCATCGGGATCGTGCCCGGGCTGCGCGACCTGCTCCGCGAGCACCGCCTGCAGCCGGCGGCCGTCGTGCTCACCCACGGGCACCTCGACCACACGTTCTCCGTGCGCCCGGTCTGCGGCAGCGAGCTCCCCGCCTACGTCGGCCCGGGCGACGACTGGATGATCGCCGACCCGTGGGCGGGGCTGTCCCCGGAGTTCCGTGAGATGGCGTGGGCGCAGGGCCTCGAGTGGCAGGAGCCGGACGACGTGCGTCCGCTGCACGACGGCGCGACCGTCGAGCTCGCCGGCGTCCCGCTCACCGTCGCGCACGCACCGGGACACACGCCGGGCTCGGTGCTGCTCTCGACGGCGACGGAGCAGGGGGAGCCGCTGACGCTCTCCGGCGACGTCCTCTTCAAGGGCGCCGTGGGGCGTACGGACCTGCCCGGGGGCAGCTGGGGCCAGATGGTCGCCAGCCTGCGCGACCGGGTCCTGCCCCTGCCCGACGAGACGGTCGTCCTGCCCGGGCACGGGGAGACGACGACCATCGGCGCCGAGCGCGCCACCAACCCGTACCTCCGCGAGATCCTCCTCGCCGGCTGA
- a CDS encoding peptidylprolyl isomerase, with protein sequence MAGSSKRERQLAREKYQRQQARRAAQRARARQRRQVVAAAGSVVAVIALVAVVAFLVKPGGSGKGADAGASPSASASSSAQAAVPVQGCDDETAKPTTKPTYPAPSGSVAAADYTMTMVTDCGTVVATLDGAKAPETVKSFAFLSGKGFFDGTGCHRLTTSGIYVLQCGDPTLKGTGGPGYTIPDENLPTKATGVTYPAGTLAMANTGQPHTGGSQFFIVYKDTSLPASYTVFGKVTDGLDILQRIASAGSDNSNAEGDGKPNQPVVFEKVTVEKAGS encoded by the coding sequence TTGGCCGGCAGCAGCAAGCGGGAGCGGCAGCTCGCGCGGGAGAAGTACCAGCGCCAGCAGGCCCGTCGGGCTGCCCAGCGGGCGAGGGCGAGGCAGCGGCGGCAGGTCGTCGCCGCCGCGGGCTCGGTCGTCGCCGTCATCGCCCTCGTCGCGGTGGTCGCGTTCCTCGTCAAGCCCGGTGGCTCGGGCAAGGGAGCGGACGCCGGCGCGTCCCCGAGCGCCTCGGCCTCGTCCTCCGCCCAGGCCGCCGTGCCCGTGCAGGGGTGCGACGACGAGACGGCGAAGCCGACCACGAAGCCGACGTACCCCGCGCCCAGCGGCTCGGTCGCGGCGGCGGACTACACGATGACGATGGTGACCGACTGCGGCACGGTCGTCGCCACCCTCGACGGCGCCAAGGCACCGGAGACCGTGAAGTCGTTCGCGTTCCTGTCCGGCAAGGGCTTCTTCGACGGCACCGGGTGCCACCGCCTCACGACCAGCGGCATCTACGTCCTGCAGTGCGGCGACCCGACCCTCAAGGGCACGGGCGGCCCGGGCTACACGATCCCCGACGAGAACCTCCCCACCAAGGCGACCGGCGTCACCTACCCCGCGGGCACCCTGGCGATGGCCAACACGGGCCAGCCGCACACGGGCGGGAGCCAGTTCTTCATCGTCTACAAGGACACCTCCCTGCCGGCGAGCTACACCGTGTTCGGCAAGGTGACCGACGGCCTCGACATCCTGCAGCGCATCGCGAGCGCGGGCTCGGACAACAGCAACGCCGAGGGCGACGGCAAGCCCAACCAGCCGGTGGTCTTCGAGAAGGTCACCGTCGAGAAGGCAGGGAGCTGA